Proteins encoded together in one Salarchaeum sp. JOR-1 window:
- the pdhA gene encoding pyruvate dehydrogenase (acetyl-transferring) E1 component subunit alpha, translated as MTSILDREPDDRFRILDEDGAVVDGASVPDLSDEAFVEMYRTMKLARHFDQRAVSLQRQGRMGTYPPLSGQEGAQVGSAMALDDDDWLVPSYREHAATLVHGVPLKQTLLLWMGNEHGNDVPEDANVFTTAVPIASQIPHATGLAWASKLKDESGKGFLCYFGDGATSEGDFHEGLNFAGVFDTPNVFFCNNNQWAISVPRDRQTASETIAQKATAYGFDGVQIDGMDPLAVYATTEAALEKAKNPGEGERRPTLVEAVQYRFGAHTTADDPSVYREEAEVEKWRAKDPIPRLETFLRDTGRLDDESVERIEGEVEERVADAIEAAESTPRPDPREMFENVYEEMTPRLERQLAEFEGIREKHGDEEMLED; from the coding sequence GTGACTTCGATACTAGACCGCGAACCGGACGACCGCTTCCGCATCCTCGACGAGGACGGAGCGGTCGTCGACGGCGCGTCCGTCCCGGATCTCTCGGACGAGGCGTTCGTGGAGATGTACCGGACGATGAAGCTCGCGCGTCACTTCGACCAGCGCGCGGTGAGCCTCCAGCGACAGGGCCGCATGGGTACGTATCCCCCGCTCTCCGGGCAGGAGGGCGCGCAGGTCGGGAGCGCGATGGCGCTCGACGACGACGACTGGCTCGTCCCGAGTTACCGCGAGCACGCGGCGACGCTCGTCCACGGCGTCCCGCTGAAGCAAACGCTCCTCCTCTGGATGGGGAACGAGCACGGGAACGACGTGCCCGAGGACGCGAACGTGTTCACGACGGCGGTTCCCATCGCGAGCCAGATTCCGCACGCGACCGGACTGGCGTGGGCGTCGAAACTGAAGGACGAGTCGGGGAAGGGATTCCTCTGTTACTTCGGGGACGGCGCGACCTCCGAGGGCGACTTCCACGAGGGCCTGAACTTCGCGGGCGTGTTCGACACGCCGAACGTGTTCTTCTGCAACAACAACCAGTGGGCGATTTCGGTTCCCAGAGACCGCCAGACGGCGTCGGAGACCATCGCGCAGAAGGCGACCGCGTACGGGTTCGACGGCGTGCAGATAGACGGGATGGATCCGCTCGCGGTGTACGCGACGACGGAGGCCGCGCTGGAGAAGGCGAAGAACCCGGGCGAGGGCGAGCGCCGGCCGACGCTCGTGGAGGCCGTCCAGTACCGGTTCGGCGCGCACACGACCGCCGACGACCCCTCGGTCTACCGCGAGGAGGCCGAAGTCGAGAAGTGGCGGGCGAAAGACCCGATTCCGCGCCTGGAGACGTTCCTCCGCGACACGGGCCGTCTCGACGACGAGTCCGTGGAGCGAATCGAGGGCGAAGTCGAGGAGCGCGTCGCGGACGCCATCGAGGCGGCGGAGTCGACGCCGCGACCCGACCCGCGCGAGATGTTCGAGAACGTGTACGAGGAGATGACGCCCCGGCTCGAACGCCAGCTCGCGGAGTTCGAGGGGATACGGGAGAAGCACGGCGACGAGGAGATGCTTGAGGACTGA
- a CDS encoding alpha-ketoacid dehydrogenase subunit beta, whose amino-acid sequence MTETQNLTLVQAVRDGLRDAMAADDDVVALGQDIGKNGGVFRATQGLHEEFGDDRVIDTPLAESGIIGTSVGMAAYGLKPVPEIQFSGFMYPGFDQIVSHMSRMRTRSRGRYTLPMVLRAPYGGGIRAPEHHSESKEAFYAHEAGLKVVVPSTPYDTKGLLISAIRDPDPVVFLEPKKIYRAFREEVPDDPYEIPLGEASVRREGSDVSVFTWGAMTRPTLEAAETVADEMDVEVVDLRTLSPMDEEAIVESFKKTGRAAVVHEAPFTGGLAGEIAATLQERALLHQEAPIERVTGFDTPFPLYALEDYYTPGPARIAEGLRNVVEF is encoded by the coding sequence ATGACTGAGACACAGAACCTAACGCTCGTGCAGGCGGTACGGGACGGCCTCCGGGACGCGATGGCCGCGGACGACGACGTGGTCGCGCTCGGGCAGGACATCGGGAAGAACGGCGGCGTGTTCCGCGCGACCCAGGGGCTCCACGAGGAGTTCGGGGACGACCGCGTCATCGACACGCCCCTCGCCGAGTCCGGCATCATCGGAACGTCGGTGGGGATGGCCGCGTACGGCCTGAAGCCCGTTCCCGAAATCCAGTTCTCGGGCTTCATGTACCCGGGATTCGACCAGATCGTGAGTCACATGAGCCGGATGCGCACCCGAAGCCGGGGGCGGTACACGCTCCCGATGGTGCTGCGCGCGCCGTACGGCGGCGGCATCCGCGCGCCCGAGCACCACTCGGAGTCGAAGGAGGCGTTCTACGCCCACGAGGCCGGTCTGAAGGTCGTCGTCCCCTCGACGCCGTACGACACGAAGGGACTCCTCATCTCGGCGATTCGCGACCCCGACCCCGTAGTGTTCCTCGAGCCGAAGAAGATCTACCGCGCGTTCCGCGAGGAGGTGCCGGACGACCCGTACGAGATCCCGCTCGGCGAGGCGTCGGTGCGCCGCGAGGGGAGCGACGTGTCCGTGTTCACGTGGGGGGCGATGACGCGCCCGACGCTCGAAGCCGCGGAGACCGTCGCGGACGAGATGGACGTGGAGGTCGTCGACCTGCGGACGCTCAGTCCGATGGACGAGGAGGCCATCGTGGAGTCCTTCAAGAAGACCGGGCGCGCCGCGGTCGTGCACGAGGCGCCGTTCACGGGCGGGCTGGCGGGCGAAATCGCCGCCACCCTCCAGGAGCGCGCGCTCCTCCACCAGGAAGCGCCGATAGAGCGCGTGACGGGCTTCGACACGCCGTTCCCGCTGTACGCGCTCGAAGACTACTACACGCCGGGGCCGGCCCGAATCGCTGAAGGCCTGCGGAACGTCGTGGAGTTCTAG
- a CDS encoding dihydrolipoamide acetyltransferase family protein, which translates to MPTEFKLPDVGEGVAEGEIVAWLVSEGDTVEEDQPVAEVETDKAVVEVPSPYDGTVKELHYEEGDVVPVGDVIVTFNVEGEDDLDAAPERDETSAADADADTETADAASAASSGSGRTFAPPSVRRLARERDVDLSTVSGSGPSGRITEGDVRAAAESGEESAEASAPKSAVTKVSEEDEKSAASAATNEKAASAEPVEAAGREKTLAAPATRRVAEELGVSLDDVPASEEREDGAFVSEAAVREYAEAQQAAQAADTAEVRSGDADGESGEREERVPYRGVRRTIGKQMAESKYTAPHVTHHDTAVVDALADVREELKPVAEERGFRLTYMPFIVKAVVAGLKQHPYLNSQLDEENEEIVLKNYYNIGIAVATDAGLMVPVIKNVDEKSIPDIAAEMRDLIEKARDRSISREEMQGGTFTLTNFGAIGGEYATPIINYPETAILGLGALEERPVAEDGDVVAKETLPLSLSIDHRVIDGAVAAEFANTVQEYLENPSMLLLE; encoded by the coding sequence ATGCCGACGGAATTCAAACTGCCCGACGTGGGCGAGGGCGTGGCGGAGGGCGAAATCGTCGCGTGGCTCGTCAGCGAGGGCGACACGGTCGAGGAAGACCAGCCGGTCGCGGAGGTCGAGACGGACAAGGCGGTCGTGGAAGTCCCGTCTCCCTACGACGGGACGGTGAAGGAACTGCACTACGAGGAGGGCGACGTGGTTCCCGTCGGGGACGTCATCGTGACGTTCAACGTCGAAGGCGAGGACGACCTCGACGCCGCTCCCGAGCGAGACGAGACGTCCGCCGCGGACGCGGACGCGGACACGGAGACCGCGGATGCCGCGTCCGCCGCGTCCAGCGGGTCGGGGCGGACGTTCGCCCCGCCGTCGGTGCGGCGGTTGGCGCGCGAGCGCGACGTCGACCTCAGTACCGTCTCGGGGAGCGGGCCGAGCGGCCGCATCACCGAGGGCGACGTTCGCGCGGCCGCCGAGTCGGGCGAGGAGAGCGCGGAGGCGTCCGCGCCGAAGTCCGCGGTGACGAAGGTCAGTGAGGAGGACGAGAAGTCGGCCGCGTCGGCCGCCACTAACGAGAAGGCCGCGTCGGCCGAACCGGTGGAGGCGGCGGGCCGGGAGAAGACGCTCGCGGCCCCGGCGACGCGGCGGGTGGCCGAAGAGCTCGGCGTGAGCCTCGACGACGTGCCGGCGAGCGAGGAGCGCGAGGACGGCGCGTTCGTGAGCGAGGCGGCGGTCCGCGAGTACGCCGAAGCCCAGCAGGCCGCGCAGGCCGCTGACACCGCCGAGGTGCGGTCGGGCGACGCCGACGGCGAGTCGGGCGAGCGCGAGGAGCGCGTGCCCTACCGGGGCGTCCGGCGCACCATCGGGAAACAGATGGCGGAGTCGAAGTACACCGCGCCGCACGTCACGCACCACGACACGGCGGTCGTGGACGCGCTCGCGGACGTGCGCGAGGAACTGAAGCCCGTCGCCGAGGAGCGGGGCTTCCGGCTGACCTACATGCCGTTCATCGTGAAAGCCGTGGTCGCCGGCCTCAAACAACACCCGTACCTCAACTCCCAGTTGGACGAGGAGAACGAGGAGATCGTCCTGAAGAACTACTACAACATCGGTATCGCCGTCGCGACCGACGCGGGCCTGATGGTGCCCGTCATCAAGAACGTGGACGAAAAGTCGATTCCCGACATCGCCGCGGAGATGCGCGACCTCATCGAGAAGGCGCGCGACCGCTCTATCAGTCGAGAGGAGATGCAGGGCGGGACGTTCACGCTCACGAACTTCGGCGCTATCGGCGGCGAGTACGCGACCCCCATCATCAACTACCCCGAGACCGCGATTCTCGGCCTGGGCGCGCTCGAAGAGCGGCCCGTGGCGGAGGACGGCGACGTCGTCGCGAAGGAGACGCTGCCGCTGTCGCTGTCCATCGACCACCGCGTCATCGACGGCGCGGTGGCGGCGGAGTTCGCGAACACAGTCCAAGAGTACTTGGAGAACCCCAGCATGCTTCTACTCGAATAA
- the lpdA gene encoding dihydrolipoyl dehydrogenase, producing the protein MVVGDVSTGTELAIIGAGPGGYVAAIRAGQLGLDVTLIEKDAWGGTCLNYGCIPSKALITATDVGYEADTAEEMGIHADVKVDVDQMTTWKDGVVDQLTSGVEKLCKANGVNLVEGVAEFESENKLRVAHGGDGQGSETIEFENAIIATGSRPIEVPGFEYDGEHVLSSRDVLDLDRVPESMVVVGGGYIGMELSTVLAKMGCDVTVVEMLDDILAGYEEDVTSVVRQNAEDLGIDFRFGEAASDWEKRDGDIVVTTENEDGEEFQYATEKAFVAVGRQPVLDTLNLDAIGLEPNEDGHLETDKQAQTDVAGVYAIGDVATGPMLAHKASKEGQVAAEAIAGEPAALDYQAVPAAVFTDPEIGTVGMTEQEAEDAGFSPAVGNFPMRASGRSLTTGNDDGFVRIVADEDSGFILGAQIVGPEASELVAELGLAIEMGATLEDVAATIHTHPTLSEAVMEAAEHALGHAIHTLNR; encoded by the coding sequence ATGGTCGTCGGAGATGTCTCAACCGGAACGGAACTCGCGATAATCGGCGCCGGCCCCGGCGGGTACGTCGCCGCGATTCGCGCCGGCCAGCTCGGCCTGGACGTAACGCTCATCGAGAAGGACGCGTGGGGCGGCACCTGCCTGAACTACGGCTGCATCCCCTCGAAAGCCCTCATCACCGCGACGGACGTGGGGTACGAGGCCGACACCGCAGAAGAGATGGGGATTCACGCGGACGTGAAGGTGGACGTAGACCAGATGACGACGTGGAAGGACGGCGTCGTCGACCAGCTCACGTCGGGCGTAGAGAAGCTCTGCAAGGCGAACGGCGTGAACCTCGTGGAGGGCGTGGCGGAGTTCGAGAGCGAGAACAAGCTCCGGGTCGCGCACGGCGGCGACGGCCAGGGCTCGGAGACCATCGAGTTCGAGAACGCCATCATCGCCACCGGGAGTCGCCCCATCGAAGTCCCCGGGTTCGAGTACGACGGCGAGCACGTCCTGAGTTCGCGGGACGTGCTCGACCTCGACCGCGTGCCGGAGTCGATGGTCGTGGTCGGCGGCGGGTACATCGGGATGGAGCTCTCGACCGTGCTCGCGAAGATGGGGTGTGACGTGACCGTCGTGGAGATGCTGGACGACATCCTCGCGGGCTACGAGGAGGACGTGACGAGCGTCGTCCGACAGAACGCCGAGGATCTCGGCATCGACTTCCGGTTCGGCGAGGCGGCGAGCGACTGGGAGAAACGCGACGGCGACATCGTCGTCACCACCGAAAACGAGGACGGCGAGGAGTTCCAGTACGCGACGGAGAAGGCGTTCGTCGCGGTCGGCCGCCAGCCCGTGCTCGACACCCTGAACCTCGACGCAATCGGCCTCGAACCGAACGAGGACGGCCACCTCGAAACGGACAAGCAGGCGCAGACCGACGTGGCGGGCGTGTACGCCATCGGCGACGTGGCGACGGGCCCGATGCTCGCGCACAAGGCCTCGAAGGAGGGGCAGGTCGCCGCGGAGGCCATCGCGGGCGAACCGGCCGCGCTCGACTACCAGGCCGTGCCCGCGGCCGTCTTCACCGACCCCGAAATCGGCACCGTCGGGATGACCGAACAGGAAGCCGAAGACGCCGGCTTTTCTCCCGCGGTCGGGAACTTCCCGATGCGGGCGTCCGGGCGCTCGCTCACCACCGGCAACGACGACGGGTTCGTCCGCATCGTCGCCGACGAGGACTCCGGGTTCATCCTGGGCGCGCAGATCGTCGGGCCGGAGGCGAGCGAGCTCGTCGCGGAACTCGGACTCGCCATCGAGATGGGCGCGACCCTCGAAGACGTCGCCGCGACCATCCACACGCACCCGACGCTCTCCGAGGCCGTGATGGAGGCCGCCGAGCACGCGCTCGGTCACGCCATCCACACGCTGAACCGATAG
- the pheA gene encoding prephenate dehydratase yields MKVVTLGPSGTYSHRAATAVSEDADVGFRESVHAIVSAVADGDADRGVVPIENSIEGSVTESLDALAEREVAVVQEVVTPIRHALLAQTETVETVASHSQALAQCRSYLDENYPNADRQAVASTARGVELARETAGVAGIGHPDNAGDNLTVLAEDIQDRNSNATRFFVVAGAAERSDAGGKSTFVVYPDANYPGLLLDLLEPFAERDINLSRVESRPSGERLGDYVFHLDVAAGLYEQRTRDALAEIDAIAEDGWVRRLGSYDVRHVV; encoded by the coding sequence ATGAAGGTCGTCACCCTGGGACCGTCCGGAACGTACTCGCACCGCGCCGCCACCGCCGTCTCGGAGGACGCGGACGTGGGGTTCCGAGAGTCCGTGCACGCCATCGTCTCCGCGGTCGCGGACGGCGACGCCGACCGGGGCGTGGTTCCCATCGAGAACTCCATCGAGGGGTCGGTGACGGAGTCGCTGGACGCGCTCGCGGAGCGCGAGGTCGCGGTCGTGCAGGAGGTCGTGACGCCGATTCGGCACGCGCTGCTCGCGCAGACGGAGACCGTCGAGACCGTCGCGAGTCACAGTCAGGCGCTCGCGCAGTGCCGGAGCTACCTCGACGAGAACTATCCGAACGCCGACCGACAGGCGGTGGCGTCCACGGCGCGCGGCGTCGAGCTCGCGCGGGAGACCGCGGGCGTCGCCGGCATCGGCCACCCCGACAACGCGGGCGACAACCTCACCGTGCTCGCGGAGGACATCCAGGATCGGAACTCGAACGCCACCCGGTTCTTCGTCGTCGCCGGCGCCGCGGAGCGCTCCGACGCCGGCGGGAAGTCGACGTTCGTCGTCTACCCGGACGCGAACTACCCCGGACTGCTCCTCGACCTGCTCGAACCGTTCGCGGAGCGCGACATCAACCTCAGCCGGGTGGAGTCCCGGCCGAGCGGCGAACGCCTCGGCGACTACGTCTTCCACCTCGACGTGGCCGCCGGCCTCTACGAGCAGCGCACCCGGGACGCGCTCGCGGAAATCGACGCCATCGCCGAAGACGGCTGGGTGCGCCGCCTCGGCTCCTACGACGTTCGACACGTCGTGTAG
- a CDS encoding Hsp20/alpha crystallin family protein — protein sequence MTRRRSPFDEFERLFDRMSNQFDEFEEFDVESRLAVDVEDTGDAFVVTADLPGFEKEDIDVHLRDDTLQVDATHEASPEDDVQEQYIRRERSKRSVSRSLSLPESVDEDAVSASFNNGVLTVELPKASGEDDSTSIDIA from the coding sequence ATGACGCGACGACGCAGCCCCTTCGACGAGTTCGAACGGCTATTCGACCGGATGAGCAACCAGTTCGACGAGTTCGAGGAGTTCGACGTTGAGAGCCGGCTCGCCGTGGACGTGGAGGACACGGGTGACGCGTTCGTCGTCACCGCCGACCTCCCCGGGTTCGAGAAGGAGGACATCGACGTGCACCTCCGGGACGACACGCTCCAGGTCGACGCGACTCACGAGGCGTCGCCCGAGGATGACGTGCAAGAGCAGTACATCCGCCGGGAGCGCTCGAAGCGCTCCGTGTCGCGGTCGCTCTCGCTCCCCGAGTCCGTCGACGAGGACGCGGTGTCCGCGTCGTTCAACAACGGCGTGCTCACCGTCGAACTCCCGAAAGCGAGCGGGGAGGACGACTCGACGAGCATCGACATCGCGTAA
- a CDS encoding peroxiredoxin, protein MLEPGADAPDVAAQNQNGVLVDLDFEEPTVVYFYPKDDTPGCTVEAKQFNAELDAYADAGVDVYGVSLDDVDSHEEFAEKYGLEFGLLADPDGDIADAFGVDTTEGYTERVTFVLADGEVTHVYEGVKPDGHARDVLGDILDDGLATLD, encoded by the coding sequence ATGCTCGAACCCGGTGCGGACGCTCCGGACGTAGCGGCACAGAACCAGAACGGCGTGCTCGTCGACCTCGACTTCGAGGAGCCCACCGTCGTCTACTTCTATCCGAAGGACGACACGCCCGGCTGTACCGTCGAAGCCAAGCAGTTCAACGCGGAACTCGACGCGTACGCGGACGCCGGCGTCGACGTGTACGGCGTCAGCCTCGACGACGTGGACTCCCACGAGGAGTTCGCGGAGAAGTACGGACTCGAGTTCGGCCTGCTCGCTGATCCGGACGGGGACATCGCGGACGCGTTCGGCGTGGACACGACCGAGGGGTACACGGAGCGCGTGACGTTCGTGCTCGCGGACGGCGAGGTCACGCACGTCTACGAGGGCGTGAAGCCGGACGGCCACGCGCGCGACGTGCTCGGGGACATCCTCGACGACGGCCTCGCGACCCTAGACTAA
- the leuS gene encoding leucine--tRNA ligase, whose protein sequence is MSYEPRELERKWQDRWEDGGRYEADPDGEDDATFVTVPYPYPSGGMHVGHVRTYTVPDVYARYRRLQGDNVLFPIAWHVTGTPIVGAVNRLQKGEEDQISVLRDTYNVPEEKLHDLETPMGFARYFLENHYKRNMKSLGLSIDWRREFTTNDDRYSKFIEWQYQTLRERGLLENDLHPVKYCTEEENPVTTHDLAEGEEAEEQNYTLVKFRRDDTVVPMATLRPETVRGVTNAYINPDAEYVEAEVDGERWLVSHDAVQKLVLQERDVEILERFTGDALVGERVENPVTGEDVLVLPAGFVDADNATGVVMSVPAHSPDDWVALEEAKADEERMREYGIDPAEVREIEPKSIIDVEGYGVYPARDAVEEYGIESSDDPALEDATQDVYNREFHAGRMKDMYDEFAGDLVEDVRERFADAYAAEGRFDSMYEFSEEVVCRCGGDVEVAKQETWFLRYNDEDWKAKAREVVAGLDATPENTRDQFYHTIDWLKQWPCIRNFGLGTRLPWDDDFVIEPLSDSTIYMSYYTVAHRIQDIPPEKLTREFFDALFYGADAVENPPERAVELHEEWDYWYPVDYRFSANDLISNHLTFYLFHHAELFDEPNWPQGTTIMGMGLLEGQKMSSSKGHVVLPENAIEEYGADTVRFFLLNSAEPWQDFDWRANEVENTKHQLARFYERAQEIIDADVPDERPDLKRIDRWLLSKLQDAVRAATEAMDGFETRKASQTAFYQFQDHLKWYRKRTNLDRPGAAWTRREVLRTRVRLLAPIVPFLANELHEDLTGVPVEDVAWPEPDPEFESARVEAEEALVESLVEDVRDIVDVTGTDPDEVRVFTAADWKQTVFDEVAETGPDVGAVMGSVMQHESLRERGNEVNDLVQELVADVRSRSDEEIETLRETDETEVYEAAAGFLAREFDANVAVIPEDEADAEKASQAVPFRPAILLD, encoded by the coding sequence ATGAGCTACGAGCCACGGGAACTCGAACGGAAGTGGCAGGACCGCTGGGAGGACGGCGGTCGATACGAGGCCGACCCCGACGGCGAGGACGACGCGACGTTCGTCACCGTCCCCTACCCGTATCCGTCGGGCGGGATGCACGTCGGGCACGTCCGCACGTACACCGTTCCGGACGTCTACGCTCGCTACCGCCGCCTGCAGGGCGACAACGTCCTCTTCCCCATCGCGTGGCACGTCACCGGCACGCCCATCGTCGGCGCGGTGAACCGCCTGCAGAAGGGCGAGGAAGACCAGATCTCGGTGCTGCGGGACACGTACAACGTCCCGGAGGAGAAGCTCCACGACCTGGAGACGCCGATGGGCTTCGCGCGGTACTTCCTGGAGAACCACTACAAGCGGAACATGAAGTCGCTCGGCCTCAGCATCGACTGGCGCCGGGAGTTCACGACGAACGACGACCGGTACTCGAAGTTCATCGAGTGGCAGTACCAGACGCTCCGAGAGCGCGGCCTGCTGGAGAACGACCTCCACCCCGTGAAGTACTGCACGGAGGAAGAGAACCCGGTGACGACGCACGACCTCGCGGAGGGCGAGGAGGCGGAGGAGCAGAACTACACGCTCGTGAAGTTCCGACGCGACGACACCGTGGTGCCGATGGCGACGCTGCGCCCGGAGACCGTTCGGGGCGTGACGAACGCCTACATCAACCCCGACGCGGAGTACGTCGAGGCCGAGGTCGACGGCGAGCGGTGGCTCGTGAGCCACGACGCCGTGCAGAAACTCGTCCTCCAGGAACGTGACGTGGAGATCCTGGAGCGGTTCACGGGTGACGCGCTCGTGGGCGAGCGCGTGGAGAACCCGGTGACGGGCGAGGACGTGCTCGTTCTCCCCGCGGGGTTCGTGGACGCGGACAACGCTACGGGCGTCGTGATGAGCGTGCCCGCGCACAGCCCCGACGACTGGGTCGCGCTCGAAGAAGCGAAAGCCGACGAGGAGCGCATGCGCGAGTACGGCATCGACCCCGCCGAAGTTCGGGAGATAGAGCCGAAGTCCATCATCGACGTGGAGGGCTACGGCGTCTATCCAGCGCGGGACGCCGTCGAGGAGTACGGCATCGAGTCCAGCGACGACCCCGCGCTCGAGGACGCGACGCAGGACGTGTACAACCGCGAGTTCCACGCCGGCCGCATGAAGGACATGTACGACGAGTTCGCCGGCGACCTCGTGGAGGACGTTCGCGAACGCTTCGCGGACGCCTACGCCGCGGAGGGACGCTTCGACTCGATGTACGAGTTCTCCGAGGAGGTCGTGTGTCGCTGCGGCGGCGACGTGGAGGTCGCGAAACAGGAGACGTGGTTCCTCCGGTACAACGACGAGGACTGGAAGGCCAAGGCCCGAGAGGTCGTCGCCGGCCTGGACGCGACGCCGGAGAACACGCGCGACCAGTTCTACCACACCATCGACTGGCTCAAGCAGTGGCCGTGCATCCGGAACTTCGGGCTCGGAACCCGACTGCCGTGGGACGACGACTTCGTCATCGAACCGCTCTCGGACTCCACCATCTACATGTCCTACTACACGGTCGCGCACCGAATTCAGGACATTCCGCCCGAGAAACTCACGCGGGAGTTCTTCGACGCGCTGTTCTACGGTGCGGACGCGGTGGAGAATCCGCCGGAGCGCGCGGTCGAACTGCACGAGGAGTGGGACTACTGGTATCCGGTCGATTATCGGTTCTCCGCGAACGACCTCATCTCCAATCACCTGACGTTCTACCTGTTCCACCACGCGGAACTGTTCGACGAGCCGAACTGGCCGCAGGGCACGACCATCATGGGGATGGGGCTGCTGGAGGGGCAGAAGATGTCGTCGTCGAAGGGGCACGTCGTCCTCCCCGAGAACGCCATCGAGGAGTACGGCGCGGACACCGTCCGGTTCTTCCTGCTGAACTCCGCGGAGCCCTGGCAGGACTTCGACTGGCGGGCGAACGAGGTGGAGAACACGAAGCACCAGCTCGCGCGGTTCTACGAGCGCGCACAGGAGATCATCGACGCCGACGTGCCCGACGAGCGCCCCGACCTGAAGCGCATTGACCGCTGGCTGCTATCGAAGCTCCAGGACGCGGTGCGGGCGGCGACCGAGGCGATGGACGGGTTCGAGACGCGGAAGGCGAGCCAGACCGCGTTCTACCAGTTCCAGGATCACCTGAAGTGGTACCGCAAGCGCACGAACCTCGACCGGCCGGGCGCGGCGTGGACGCGACGGGAGGTGCTGCGGACGCGCGTCCGCCTGCTCGCGCCCATCGTGCCGTTCCTCGCGAACGAACTCCACGAAGACCTCACGGGCGTTCCCGTGGAGGACGTAGCGTGGCCGGAACCCGATCCCGAGTTCGAGTCGGCGCGCGTCGAGGCGGAAGAGGCGCTCGTGGAGTCGCTCGTCGAGGACGTGCGCGATATCGTGGACGTCACGGGCACCGACCCCGACGAAGTCCGCGTGTTCACCGCGGCGGACTGGAAGCAGACGGTGTTCGACGAGGTCGCCGAAACCGGCCCCGACGTCGGCGCCGTGATGGGGTCGGTGATGCAGCACGAGAGCCTGCGCGAGCGCGGAAACGAGGTGAACGACCTCGTCCAGGAGCTCGTCGCGGACGTGCGCAGTCGCTCTGACGAGGAGATAGAGACGCTGCGAGAGACGGACGAGACAGAGGTGTACGAGGCGGCGGCCGGATTCCTCGCGCGCGAGTTCGACGCGAACGTCGCCGTCATCCCGGAGGACGAGGCGGACGCGGAGAAAGCGAGCCAGGCGGTGCCGTTCCGCCCGGCTATCCTGCTCGACTAG
- a CDS encoding ornithine cyclodeaminase family protein, translating into MVTLLLNKEDVDENTPMPELISAVEDAFAAYETGDAQMPAKSYIDLPQYNGDFRSMPAYLDAGSWDAAGIKWVNVHPDNPDRFDLPTVMGTMVYSDPENAYPLSIMDGTELTMKRTGAAAAVATDHLAVEDASSFGLVGAGVQSYTQLEAISQIRDIEEVVVSDLNEARIEQFIDYFGDAFDVREGTISDAGHCDILSTVTPVEDPIVHPTDIGEHTHVNAMGADAEGKHEIADDVLLDATVVIDDFSQTTHSGEINVPWSEGVLGEDDIYGEIGEIVTGKKDGRTPEDGVTVFDSTGLAIQDVAAAHVVYEHANEKDNGTEFDLLGVR; encoded by the coding sequence ATGGTCACTCTCCTGTTGAACAAGGAAGACGTGGACGAGAACACGCCGATGCCGGAACTCATCTCCGCGGTCGAGGACGCGTTCGCCGCGTACGAGACCGGGGACGCGCAGATGCCCGCGAAGTCCTATATCGACCTCCCCCAGTACAACGGGGACTTCCGGTCGATGCCCGCCTATCTGGACGCCGGATCCTGGGACGCCGCCGGCATCAAGTGGGTGAACGTCCATCCGGACAACCCAGACCGCTTCGACCTCCCGACCGTGATGGGGACGATGGTGTACTCCGACCCCGAGAACGCGTACCCGCTCTCCATCATGGACGGTACCGAACTCACGATGAAACGCACGGGCGCGGCCGCCGCTGTCGCCACCGACCACCTCGCCGTCGAGGACGCGTCCAGTTTCGGGCTGGTCGGCGCGGGCGTCCAGTCCTACACTCAGTTGGAAGCTATCAGCCAGATTCGGGACATCGAGGAAGTCGTCGTCAGCGACCTGAACGAAGCGCGCATCGAGCAGTTCATCGACTACTTCGGCGACGCGTTCGACGTGCGCGAGGGCACCATTTCGGACGCCGGGCACTGCGACATCCTCTCCACTGTCACACCCGTCGAAGACCCAATCGTCCACCCGACGGACATCGGCGAACACACCCACGTCAACGCGATGGGTGCGGACGCCGAAGGCAAACACGAGATCGCGGACGACGTCCTGCTGGACGCCACGGTCGTCATCGACGACTTCTCGCAGACCACGCACTCCGGCGAAATCAACGTCCCGTGGAGCGAGGGCGTCCTCGGCGAGGACGACATCTACGGCGAAATCGGCGAAATCGTCACCGGGAAAAAAGACGGCCGCACCCCGGAGGACGGCGTCACTGTCTTCGACTCGACGGGCCTCGCGATTCAGGACGTGGCCGCTGCACACGTCGTCTACGAGCACGCAAACGAGAAGGACAACGGCACCGAGTTCGACCTGCTCGGCGTCCGATAG